The DNA sequence taatttaaaatgttatattttaactttctttttcttcttcacaggcCTTTTCCTTGGATTTCTCTTACTAATGCCCAGACCAAGAAGACgcccctgctgtgttttctatCAAGCAGCAAATCTATGCAGCagtgcatctctgcagcatACAAATCACTGCTAGAGACCACAGCAACATCAGacagttgtgttttgaaaataaaaacgtAATGTATGCAGTATTGCAGTTGAATAAATGGGTCTCAATAGTGTATTTCAATTTAACCAGTAGTTTTTCATGCATAGTCATTGTTCTCCTTTGATTTGTGTGAAAGCATCTCTAATGTCTGCTCCGCCACTGTTGATTGAATTGTTTCTCTAATTGTGTTCAACTATTCCTTAtctttttattataaataaagtttaaaaaacaacaaaaacatgcaccacctctgaaatgatgctaCGATATGTatcctatttttctttttggcacgttccaattatttctttttacacagtttttctttgtcagttttctTATTTCTCGTCTTTAACGTGGGCAGTGGTGGTGCCATCTGTGGGATGGCATCTTTCTGCTCTGTTGCCTCTCCACCATTGTTCACCGTTTGATCTTGAGCTTCAACCTCTCAGACCAGCTGAAAGCAGGCTCTGTGCAGGGGGAGGGGGCCTCCAGCAGCACGCACAGGCATGATTGACACttttctgctctgattggttgtgttgattcTTGCAAACctaattacagccactgggtggacccacagacagtggattctcacacagctgacctgtatcttagTCTACTGacagatcataatgacaattttagcaaatacaacaaacaaatagTTATAGACTAAAACTTCAAGAAGTCATAATCATGAGAAAACAGTCCAATTTATGAagtcaaaatgatgaaataccaaatcaaaattatgagataaaatgtCATAAGTACGACATTAAGACATAAATgggagattttaaaaaaaaaagtcaaaatgatgaaacaggaagtcactattatgagatttttaaaaatcatatgGTCATACATAAGAATTTAAAAGTACAAACTGCAATACAATATAACATAATTATAACCTTTGATTAACTTATcctattaattaatttgttgtcatgttttttccGTTTTATGTCATAATCAAGATTTACCATTGGAATATTTTTATATCTCACACCTAaatttccatctttttctctttcagctggaGGACAAAGTCTTCCACAGACTTGGCGTTTGTTTTATAACAAATCTGTGCATCATGTAACAAGTAAGACTGGATCAGGGTCTGGATACACTCGCAGATGTTCGGTGAGACTCGAGAAAAAACACGGAAGTGTCAAAAATTcgagtctgtttttttcctgtcgGGCGGCAGCAGCACCGTGGAGCGACCCATCACATGATTGCAGAGACATGGAGGCGCGTTTCCCGATGGCCTGATCTGGACTAAAGTGATATAACACCGCGTTGCTGGACCATCAGTGTTACACCCTGGTAAGATATGCCTGTGCCCAGTGTGCCCGCATCTCCGGCTCCACTTTCTCTGCCTGCTAAGGTCGCGTTCGATGGCgtgagctaaccagctagctagcAGCGAGCTAATGTCAGACTTTGAAGAGGAAGCTCGTTCGAGccgatgttaaaaaaaaaaccatacaaATGTCGCCTCTACGGCTGCAGATATTAAATCACCGGTGTGTGCTATGGTTAACATGGCTCATTAATGtcaggctgcagtttgtttagTGTAGTTTATGTGCAGTAGGAGGCTAGTTTCTCTGTTgacaccccccctcctcctccctgtggtTGGAAGAGGCGGGGTTACATCTTTTCCAGCCACGCAGACTGAGGTGTAGTCTTGTGTTCGCAGCCATGGAGAGATTAGAGGCTTCATCAGAGCTCCAGTCGCGGCTGTCatctctgtccttctcctcGTTCCCCGGTATAACATCCATGCAAGGCGACAACCGACCGCTGGACAGGTAGCCTGTTGCTGCAGGAGACTGCTGCTTAttactgaagctgctgtcaggagaTGTGTGCTGCTGGTTAATACTTCTCGCATCCTTTAGTctgcactgtttgtttattgtgctGTCTTGTGTACTATCTGCTCCTCAGGCTCCAGAGCACAGACCTTTCACAGGGCTGCACCCAGTCCCAGAACCAAGCTGACATGGACCAAACCAAGGAGGATTCAGGGCAGCATGCTGAGGTGGTTAATATTTAAGTGTGTCGGAAGAGCTGTCAGTGAGAGGCAATAAACAGGGCAGTGCAATATAATATCGTTTCTGAGCTGTAACGTCGgtcttgtgtgcgtgtgtgtgtgctttttcaGGGTAATCAGGAGGCCCCTGCTGAGCTGGCCCTCGGGGAAGGAGGCGAGGAGAACAACAGTGCTGGGAGCTGTCAGCTCTCTGCTGAGATGAAAGGTGAGAGACCTGCTGAGTGTGCcatcatcactgctgctttGGTTTAATCTGTGATTTTGGATTCAGTAGGGTTTTATAAATCTGGGTCTATAGTGTGCTacaacttggaaaaaaaaaacaaaacattagtCTACAATTTAAAAAGGGCTCATTTAAGATAGAGACGTGATGATGAGAGTCGCTGTTACGCTCTTTACGGACATGTTTGTTGCTCCTGTTGGCAGCCCAGATGCCACCCCTGAAACCCCCGACGACATGGACATCTGCTGCGCTGAAGGAGCTGAAGGCAAAGCTGCGAACGGAGGAGGACAGCGTGGTGACAGTGTACCGGGGCGACATCATGACAGTTC is a window from the Acanthopagrus latus isolate v.2019 chromosome 16, fAcaLat1.1, whole genome shotgun sequence genome containing:
- the tmed8 gene encoding protein TMED8; the encoded protein is MERLEASSELQSRLSSLSFSSFPGITSMQGDNRPLDRLQSTDLSQGCTQSQNQADMDQTKEDSGQHAEGNQEAPAELALGEGGEENNSAGSCQLSAEMKAQMPPLKPPTTWTSAALKELKAKLRTEEDSVVTVYRGDIMTVHVPTVPEAKKVCWEFATDGYDIGFGIYFDWTPVTSRSITVHISESSDDEEEEEELEGPVSNGDIEKGSKSQTNSNLAEILPVYRQDSHLSVNGGSHDFPGEGTYLLKFDNSYSLWRNKTLYYRVYYSA